The following are from one region of the Gloeomargarita lithophora Alchichica-D10 genome:
- the rplL gene encoding 50S ribosomal protein L7/L12, with translation MSAKTDTILDELKSLTLLEAAELVKQIEEAFGVSAAAPAGGMMMAAMPAAAAAAPAAAEPVEEQTEFSVILEAVPADKKIAILKVVRELTGLGLKEAKELVEAAPKAVKEGIPKDEAEKVKAKLVEAGATVAVK, from the coding sequence ATGTCTGCAAAAACCGATACGATTTTGGATGAATTGAAGAGCCTGACCCTGTTGGAGGCTGCCGAACTGGTCAAACAGATCGAGGAAGCCTTTGGGGTGAGTGCAGCGGCACCCGCCGGGGGAATGATGATGGCGGCTATGCCTGCGGCGGCGGCGGCGGCTCCAGCGGCGGCGGAACCCGTAGAAGAACAAACCGAGTTCAGCGTGATCTTGGAAGCGGTACCCGCCGACAAGAAAATTGCCATTCTCAAAGTGGTGCGGGAATTGACGGGTCTGGGATTGAAAGAAGCCAAGGAATTGGTGGAAGCGGCTCCCAAGGCAGTCAAGGAAGGCATTCCCAAGGACGAAGCGGAAAAAGTCAAGGCCAAACTCGTCGAAGCAGGTGCTACAGTGGCGGTGAAGTAA
- a CDS encoding histidine phosphatase family protein: protein MTIPTRILLTRHGESTFNAQSRVQGRSDEAALTERGRLMAVNTGQLLQGVGVDHIYTSPLRRALETAQLLDLPGVPITPTEQLLEIDLPEWEGLTHEQVRTQFPQDYQHWRNAPAQFVMAGRYPLLELLHQAAQFWQDVIPRHRGQTLMVVGHATINRMLLVQLLGLDPADYFRLQQSNCGLTVLNLQPERVQWEALNLVFHTGNLFPKSLFPKYKGGTRIYLVRHGETDWNRNGQFQGQRDIPLNENGITQAEKTQKLLSSVVLDFAVSSPLSRSQQTAEIILASHPKIKLNLIPDLQEISHGLWEGKFHREVETEFPGMLDIWNQNPERVQMPGGENLTQVWERAGQTWQKIITQYDGQQGIVVAHDAINKAILCQLFHLAPAHFWLFKQGNGAVSVIDYPEGAGGSPILQTLNLTRTDGLLDQTVAGAL from the coding sequence ATGACCATCCCCACCCGTATCCTGCTCACTCGCCACGGGGAAAGCACCTTCAACGCCCAATCCCGGGTGCAAGGGCGTTCCGATGAGGCGGCATTAACTGAGCGGGGGCGGCTGATGGCGGTCAATACCGGGCAACTTCTCCAGGGGGTCGGCGTGGATCACATCTATACCAGCCCCCTGCGCCGTGCCCTGGAAACTGCCCAGTTATTAGACTTGCCGGGGGTGCCGATTACTCCAACGGAACAATTGCTGGAAATTGACCTGCCGGAATGGGAAGGTTTGACCCATGAGCAGGTACGCACCCAATTCCCCCAGGATTACCAACACTGGCGCAATGCTCCGGCACAGTTTGTCATGGCGGGACGATACCCCTTGCTGGAATTGCTCCACCAGGCGGCGCAGTTTTGGCAGGATGTGATCCCCAGGCATCGCGGCCAGACCTTGATGGTGGTGGGTCATGCCACTATTAATCGAATGTTACTGGTGCAACTTTTGGGCTTAGACCCGGCGGATTATTTTCGCTTGCAACAGAGTAATTGTGGTCTGACGGTGCTGAATCTCCAACCGGAACGGGTGCAATGGGAGGCTTTGAATCTGGTTTTTCACACCGGCAATTTATTCCCCAAATCTTTATTTCCCAAATACAAGGGCGGCACCCGCATTTATCTAGTGCGGCATGGAGAAACGGATTGGAATCGTAACGGCCAATTTCAAGGCCAACGGGATATTCCCTTAAATGAAAATGGGATCACCCAAGCGGAAAAAACCCAAAAATTATTATCATCAGTAGTACTAGATTTTGCGGTCAGTAGCCCGTTAAGTCGTTCTCAGCAAACGGCAGAAATAATTTTGGCATCCCACCCAAAAATTAAACTTAACTTGATCCCTGACCTGCAAGAAATCAGCCACGGTTTGTGGGAAGGCAAATTTCACCGGGAAGTTGAAACCGAATTTCCTGGGATGTTAGACATTTGGAATCAAAACCCGGAGCGGGTGCAAATGCCGGGGGGAGAAAATTTAACTCAAGTTTGGGAACGGGCAGGGCAGACGTGGCAAAAAATCATTACCCAATATGATGGTCAACAGGGAATTGTCGTTGCCCATGATGCGATTAACAAAGCAATTTTGTGTCAGTTATTTCACTTAGCACCGGCGCATTTTTGGCTATTCAAACAGGGGAATGGGGCGGTGAGTGTGATTGATTATCCCGAAGGAGCCGGGGGGTCACCTATTTTACAAACCCTGAATTTAACCCGCACGGATGGCCTGTTGGATCAAACGGTAGCGGGGGCACTGTAA
- a CDS encoding DUF3782 domain-containing protein, which translates to MTPELRKAIQDALPELIANDPAIRDFVLRTVSNYYAGKEETESRFDGVLAELQRDREEQSRKWDEQSQRWHEQTQLWQEQSRKWDEQSQRWHEQTQLWQEQSRKWDEQSQRWHEQTQLWQEQSRKWDEQSQRWHEQTQLWQEQSRKWDEQNERFQALLSRFDQEREDNNHRWEEQHRFNCNLLEELKRQDRRYESTIGALGARWGLHSEASFRNALKGILEESFGVQVLNLTLYDEQGEVFGRPDQIELDLIIKNSLTIACEIKSSIDKAGMYSFDRKVNFYAQREQRAIGRKIVISPMVDSRAMPVAEALGIEIYSYAEAVEGLSSP; encoded by the coding sequence ATGACACCAGAGTTAAGAAAAGCGATTCAAGATGCATTACCCGAATTAATTGCCAACGACCCAGCGATTCGGGATTTTGTACTGCGAACTGTATCGAATTATTATGCGGGCAAGGAAGAAACTGAAAGTCGGTTTGACGGGGTTTTGGCTGAGCTTCAGCGAGACCGGGAAGAACAATCCCGTAAATGGGATGAGCAGTCCCAAAGGTGGCACGAACAAACTCAGTTATGGCAAGAGCAATCCCGTAAATGGGATGAGCAGTCCCAAAGGTGGCATGAACAAACTCAGTTATGGCAAGAGCAATCCCGTAAATGGGATGAGCAGTCCCAAAGGTGGCATGAACAAACTCAGTTATGGCAAGAGCAATCCCGTAAATGGGATGAGCAGTCCCAAAGGTGGCATGAACAAACTCAGTTATGGCAAGAGCAATCCCGTAAATGGGATGAGCAAAATGAGCGATTTCAAGCCCTCCTATCTCGCTTCGATCAAGAGCGAGAAGATAATAATCATCGCTGGGAAGAACAACATCGGTTTAATTGTAATTTGCTTGAGGAATTGAAACGGCAGGATCGCCGCTATGAAAGTACTATTGGTGCTTTGGGTGCTCGTTGGGGGCTGCACTCCGAAGCCAGCTTTCGTAATGCGCTCAAAGGGATTTTGGAAGAATCATTTGGGGTTCAAGTGCTTAATTTGACCCTATATGATGAACAGGGAGAAGTGTTTGGCCGTCCCGACCAAATTGAGCTAGACCTCATCATCAAAAACAGTCTGACCATTGCCTGCGAAATCAAGTCATCCATTGATAAAGCCGGGATGTACAGTTTTGACCGCAAAGTAAATTTTTATGCCCAACGTGAACAACGGGCAATTGGTCGCAAAATTGTCATCTCTCCGATGGTGGATAGTCGGGCAATGCCTGTTGCCGAGGCACTGGGTATTGAAATCTACAGTTATGCCGAGGCAGTTGAGGGGCTTTCATCGCCATAG
- a CDS encoding GNAT family N-acetyltransferase, with the protein MGADGVIAMIYTLNDQYYVRPLRLSDLEGDYPFWFEDQEVCQFNSHGKFFKTIDYFRQYIETINLENKVVWAICHQADGHIGNIALQNISIINRNAEFAIMIGNKKHWGKGIGKMSGLKLIQHGLYKLNLERIYCGTADTNIGMKSLAISLGMVEEGRRRKHLFFNGKWVDLVEYGLLREDVDFEKGLYLS; encoded by the coding sequence ATGGGAGCAGATGGAGTTATTGCAATGATCTATACACTTAACGACCAATATTATGTTCGTCCTCTTAGGCTAAGTGATCTAGAGGGTGACTATCCTTTTTGGTTTGAAGATCAAGAGGTTTGCCAATTTAATTCTCATGGAAAATTCTTTAAAACCATAGACTATTTTCGCCAGTATATAGAAACGATTAATTTAGAAAATAAAGTTGTGTGGGCTATCTGCCATCAAGCAGACGGGCACATTGGCAACATAGCTCTACAAAATATATCAATCATTAACAGAAATGCTGAATTTGCAATTATGATTGGAAATAAAAAACACTGGGGAAAAGGGATTGGAAAAATGTCCGGATTAAAGTTAATTCAACATGGACTATATAAGTTAAATTTAGAGCGCATTTATTGTGGAACTGCTGACACTAATATAGGCATGAAATCCCTTGCCATTTCACTGGGTATGGTAGAAGAAGGCCGTCGCCGAAAGCATCTTTTTTTTAATGGTAAGTGGGTAGATCTTGTTGAATATGGATTACTTCGGGAAGATGTTGATTTCGAGAAAGGTCTTTATTTAAGCTAA
- a CDS encoding DegT/DnrJ/EryC1/StrS family aminotransferase: MKNNSSIDKLALLGGSKTIDRSFKRYNPIGSEEVAAAIRVVESGVLSKFLGCWDADFYGGPKVQEFERACESYFEVKHAITVNSWTSGLIAAVGAIGIEPGDEVIVSPWTMCASATAILHWNAIPVFADIEPETFNLDPKSVEANISPYTKAIMAVDIFGHSADMDVLMKIADKYHLKVISDTAQAPGAYYKGQYAGTVAHVGGYSLNYHKHIHTGEGGILVTDDDDIAERLQLIRNHAEAVVGDKGTKNLANMIGYNFRLGEIECAIGLEQLKKLKNLVATRQRAAERLSLGLKGLKGLRTPIVQPGCTHAYYVYPMVLDVESLGVGRDRIYEALVAEGIEGLEPGYANLHLLPMYQQKIAYGSKGFPWTSDICHRHVDYRQGICPVAEELQANQYLGYGMCFSDLSDDDVDLIVQSFIKVWEQMELLQ; this comes from the coding sequence ATGAAAAACAATAGTTCTATAGATAAGTTGGCTCTTTTGGGTGGTTCTAAAACTATCGATCGCTCGTTCAAACGCTATAACCCGATTGGCTCTGAAGAGGTTGCTGCTGCGATACGGGTGGTCGAAAGCGGTGTTCTATCAAAGTTTCTAGGGTGTTGGGATGCAGATTTTTATGGTGGCCCTAAAGTACAGGAATTTGAACGTGCTTGCGAGAGTTATTTTGAGGTCAAGCATGCGATTACCGTTAATTCTTGGACTTCCGGTCTGATTGCAGCCGTGGGAGCAATTGGAATTGAACCTGGTGACGAAGTAATTGTTAGCCCGTGGACAATGTGCGCAAGTGCGACAGCGATTCTACATTGGAATGCTATTCCCGTTTTTGCTGATATTGAGCCAGAAACTTTTAATTTAGACCCAAAATCAGTTGAGGCTAACATCAGCCCTTATACGAAAGCAATCATGGCTGTTGATATATTCGGTCACTCAGCAGATATGGATGTATTAATGAAGATCGCTGACAAATATCATTTGAAAGTTATTTCCGATACCGCCCAAGCTCCTGGTGCTTATTATAAAGGGCAGTATGCTGGCACAGTCGCTCATGTTGGCGGCTATAGCCTTAACTACCATAAGCATATCCACACGGGTGAAGGAGGTATTCTTGTTACGGATGACGACGATATTGCCGAACGTTTACAGCTTATCCGCAATCATGCTGAGGCAGTGGTGGGTGATAAGGGAACTAAAAACCTTGCTAATATGATCGGATATAACTTCCGGCTAGGAGAAATTGAGTGTGCAATTGGTCTTGAACAGCTCAAAAAGTTAAAAAATCTAGTGGCAACGCGACAACGTGCTGCAGAGCGTTTAAGTCTAGGTCTAAAGGGATTAAAAGGATTGCGGACTCCTATCGTTCAGCCTGGCTGTACCCATGCCTATTATGTCTATCCGATGGTGCTAGATGTGGAGTCTTTAGGTGTAGGTCGTGATCGAATTTATGAAGCTTTGGTGGCTGAAGGAATTGAAGGGCTTGAGCCGGGTTATGCTAATTTACATCTGTTGCCCATGTATCAACAAAAGATAGCCTATGGTTCTAAAGGTTTTCCTTGGACATCTGATATTTGCCATCGCCATGTGGATTACAGACAGGGAATTTGTCCCGTAGCCGAAGAATTACAGGCGAATCAATATCTCGGATATGGGATGTGTTTCAGTGATTTGAGTGATGATGATGTAGACTTAATTGTTCAATCTTTTATCAAAGTATGGGAGCAGATGGAGTTATTGCAATGA
- a CDS encoding Gfo/Idh/MocA family protein has protein sequence MSFRTLVVGLGQIGMGYDLNHDPNRFILTHSRAFQIHPDFELAGGVDSNPERTSLFQEKYLCPGYTNLEVALIDIEPDIVVISTPTAQHHETVSIVLKTIKPKAILCEKPLAYDLDEAKMIVADCEDYGVKLYVNYIRRSDQAVFNIKNRIHNSYISQPIKGVSWYSKGLLNNGSHFLNLLQYWLGKTTDFKVIDRGRLWDDTDPEPDVQVNFELGTVVFLATREENYSYCNIELISGNGRLRYEQGGSQIFWDEVITDSTYEGYRILNPVSEIIYSDLSRIQWCVADQLSASLMGQEAQICSGASALVTQKVINEIVANL, from the coding sequence ATGAGTTTTCGTACACTAGTCGTAGGCTTGGGGCAGATTGGTATGGGTTACGATCTCAATCATGACCCAAATCGTTTCATCCTGACCCATTCCCGCGCTTTCCAAATACATCCCGATTTTGAACTTGCTGGTGGTGTGGATTCTAACCCAGAACGTACCAGCTTATTTCAAGAAAAATACTTGTGTCCCGGCTATACCAACTTAGAAGTAGCCTTGATTGATATTGAACCAGATATAGTTGTAATTTCAACCCCCACCGCCCAGCACCATGAAACAGTTAGCATAGTTCTCAAGACAATTAAACCAAAAGCCATCCTTTGTGAAAAACCTCTCGCTTATGATTTAGACGAGGCCAAAATGATTGTAGCCGATTGTGAAGATTACGGTGTGAAGCTCTATGTCAATTATATACGCCGCTCAGATCAGGCAGTATTCAATATTAAAAACCGTATTCACAATAGTTATATTTCTCAACCCATCAAAGGGGTGAGTTGGTACTCAAAGGGTCTCCTGAACAATGGTTCACATTTCCTTAATTTGTTGCAGTATTGGCTGGGAAAAACCACTGACTTTAAGGTTATTGATCGAGGAAGATTATGGGACGATACTGACCCAGAGCCAGATGTACAAGTTAATTTTGAGTTAGGAACCGTTGTTTTTCTGGCTACACGAGAGGAAAATTACTCTTACTGTAACATTGAGTTAATCTCAGGTAATGGACGCTTACGCTACGAACAAGGTGGTTCTCAGATTTTTTGGGATGAGGTTATTACCGATTCAACCTATGAGGGCTATCGAATTCTCAATCCAGTATCTGAAATAATTTACTCGGACTTAAGTCGAATTCAGTGGTGTGTCGCTGATCAGCTATCAGCTAGTCTTATGGGGCAAGAAGCACAGATTTGTTCTGGAGCAAGTGCTTTAGTAACCCAAAAAGTGATCAATGAAATTGTAGCAAACCTATGA
- a CDS encoding cytidylyltransferase domain-containing protein, with product MKIVATIEARMTSSRLPGKVLLPAQGKPMLYHLVNRLKAVPSIREIILATTINATDDVLIDFARQENILHYRGSEEDVMSRVIGAAETARADVIVEITGDCPIIDPDLVEQTIQMYLHHEAAYVSNTHISSYPGGMDTQVFSLESLKRSATMTDDSLDHEHVSLHMRNHPEIFSHIHLIAPPSLHWPNLGLTLDEQADYILLKRIIETLSPKNPLFSCLDTIQLLKQNPDWLEINRHVIRKGNT from the coding sequence ATGAAAATTGTTGCAACGATCGAAGCTCGAATGACTTCCTCTCGCCTACCGGGTAAAGTACTTTTACCAGCCCAGGGGAAACCGATGCTTTATCATTTAGTAAACCGATTAAAGGCTGTTCCTTCGATTCGTGAAATTATTTTGGCAACTACCATTAATGCAACGGATGATGTCTTGATTGACTTCGCCAGACAAGAAAATATCCTGCACTATAGAGGTAGCGAAGAGGACGTAATGTCTCGGGTCATTGGAGCGGCAGAGACTGCTAGGGCCGATGTAATTGTAGAAATTACAGGTGATTGTCCAATAATTGATCCAGACTTGGTTGAGCAGACCATTCAAATGTATTTGCATCATGAAGCGGCTTACGTCAGTAATACCCACATATCCAGTTACCCAGGCGGCATGGATACCCAAGTTTTTTCATTAGAATCCCTCAAGCGTTCCGCTACGATGACTGACGATTCATTAGATCATGAGCATGTATCTCTACATATGAGAAATCACCCAGAGATTTTTTCCCATATACATCTCATCGCACCTCCATCTTTACATTGGCCGAATTTAGGTTTAACCTTAGATGAACAAGCTGATTACATTTTATTGAAAAGGATTATTGAGACGTTAAGTCCTAAAAATCCCCTATTCAGTTGTCTGGATACGATCCAGCTCCTGAAACAAAACCCTGATTGGCTAGAGATCAATCGTCATGTGATTCGGAAAGGTAATACATGA
- the pstA gene encoding phosphate ABC transporter permease PstA produces the protein MTVTLPQSEGNFRSNYEGRKLQTNIFMVVAFLATIFGLFFLGILLYDVFSQGLSYFNWKFLTTFPSRNPEEAGVLSALVGSIWLMFLIPIFAFPLGIGAAVYMEEYADRDLWYNRALEINISNLAGVPSIIYGLLGLELYVRVLEPITKGRTLLAGALTLSTLVLPVVIISTREAIRAVPKEIREGAYGVGATRWQSIWFHVLPIAFPGILTGTILALSRAIGETAPLITLGALTFIAFLPPWPVTTAVNEVGLVEIENVSAGLGSFFEALQTPFTALPIQIFNWAGRPQVEFHKVSAAGIIALLGLLVAMNSVAVLLRARFQLKK, from the coding sequence ATGACAGTCACTTTGCCGCAGTCGGAAGGTAATTTTCGCTCCAATTATGAGGGGCGCAAGCTCCAGACCAACATTTTTATGGTGGTGGCCTTCTTGGCGACGATTTTTGGGCTGTTTTTCCTGGGGATTTTGTTGTATGACGTTTTTAGCCAGGGGCTGTCCTATTTCAACTGGAAGTTTCTGACCACGTTCCCTTCCCGCAACCCGGAGGAGGCGGGGGTACTCTCGGCGTTGGTGGGTTCGATTTGGTTGATGTTTTTGATCCCGATTTTTGCCTTTCCCCTGGGGATTGGGGCGGCGGTTTATATGGAGGAATACGCCGACCGGGACCTGTGGTACAACCGGGCTTTGGAAATCAATATCTCCAACCTGGCGGGGGTGCCTTCGATTATTTACGGGTTGTTAGGGCTAGAACTGTATGTACGGGTACTGGAGCCAATTACCAAGGGACGGACGCTGTTGGCGGGGGCGTTAACGCTGTCAACGCTGGTGTTGCCGGTGGTGATTATTTCCACCCGGGAGGCAATTCGGGCGGTACCTAAGGAAATTCGGGAGGGAGCCTATGGGGTAGGGGCAACCCGGTGGCAATCCATTTGGTTTCATGTTCTGCCGATTGCCTTCCCAGGGATTTTGACGGGGACGATTTTGGCCTTGTCCCGGGCGATTGGGGAGACGGCACCGTTGATTACCCTGGGGGCACTGACGTTTATTGCGTTTTTGCCGCCTTGGCCGGTGACGACGGCGGTGAACGAAGTGGGTCTAGTTGAGATTGAGAATGTATCTGCTGGTTTGGGTTCCTTTTTTGAGGCTTTGCAAACGCCGTTTACCGCCCTACCGATTCAAATTTTTAACTGGGCGGGGCGGCCTCAGGTCGAATTCCACAAGGTATCAGCGGCGGGGATTATTGCTCTGTTGGGTTTGCTGGTGGCGATGAATTCGGTGGCGGTATTATTGCGGGCACGGTTCCAGTTGAAGAAGTAA
- the pstC gene encoding phosphate ABC transporter permease subunit PstC: MTSSDQGFVRYEQQRLRSFWTNRLMQGLTGAFAYFSIIVTVGITLILLWESVEFFRELVSLGYSWTALFRETVWTPVFEPPGFGIVAIIAGTLITSIIAMIVALPVGLLSAIFLSEYAPPLLRTILKPVLEVLSGVPTVVYGFFALLVVGPALQRIIPNGEEIVSGLNATSAGFVMGIMIIPLVASLSEDAIYAVPNLLREGSYGLGATKFETTVSVVIPSALSGIVSAFILAVSRAVGETMIVALAAGQNPVLNLNPLQAVMTITAFIVQVSLGDTPTGTLAFYSIFLAGFILFLITLVLNILADRFVRKYRLVY, encoded by the coding sequence ATGACATCATCAGATCAGGGTTTTGTGCGTTACGAGCAGCAGCGGTTGCGGAGCTTTTGGACGAATCGGCTAATGCAGGGGCTGACCGGAGCTTTTGCCTACTTTTCGATTATTGTCACGGTGGGCATTACCCTGATTTTGCTTTGGGAGAGCGTGGAGTTTTTTCGGGAGTTGGTCTCTCTGGGGTACTCTTGGACAGCACTGTTTCGGGAGACGGTTTGGACACCCGTGTTTGAACCGCCCGGCTTTGGGATTGTGGCAATTATTGCCGGGACATTGATCACTTCTATCATTGCCATGATTGTGGCTTTACCGGTGGGTTTGTTGAGTGCTATTTTCCTGAGTGAGTATGCGCCGCCCCTCCTGCGCACGATTTTGAAGCCGGTTTTGGAGGTTCTCTCCGGGGTGCCCACGGTCGTGTATGGGTTTTTTGCGCTTTTGGTGGTGGGGCCAGCCCTGCAGCGGATTATTCCCAATGGGGAAGAGATTGTTTCGGGTTTGAACGCCACCAGTGCGGGCTTTGTGATGGGAATTATGATCATCCCTTTGGTGGCTTCCCTGAGCGAGGATGCGATCTATGCGGTGCCCAATCTCCTGCGAGAGGGTTCCTATGGTTTGGGGGCGACCAAGTTTGAAACGACCGTCAGTGTGGTCATCCCTTCGGCTCTGTCCGGGATTGTCTCGGCGTTTATTTTGGCCGTGTCCCGGGCGGTGGGGGAAACGATGATTGTGGCTTTGGCGGCGGGGCAAAATCCCGTTTTGAACCTGAATCCCTTGCAGGCGGTGATGACGATTACGGCGTTTATTGTGCAGGTGAGTCTGGGGGATACACCCACGGGCACCCTGGCTTTTTACAGTATTTTCCTGGCGGGGTTTATTCTCTTTTTGATAACCCTGGTATTGAACATTTTGGCGGATCGGTTTGTGCGTAAGTATCGGTTGGTTTATTAA
- a CDS encoding PstS family phosphate ABC transporter substrate-binding protein: MRTTTKFLALTAAVALTAGATGVGQVIAQGRPVVKVDGSSTVFPITEAMAEEFQKIKKGQVQVTVGVSGTGGGFKKFCNGETDISNASRPIAKREIDACRGKNITYLELPVAFDALTVVINPKNTWVKSLSPAQLKTMWQPAAQGKIRTWKQVDASFPDRPLRLFAPGVDSGTFDYFTEAINGKSRASRSDFTASEDDNVLVQGVTTDINGLAYFGFAYYEENAKRLKAVPIVNSQGRAILPTRKSVDDGSYNPLSRPIFIYVNAAAMRRPEVREFAEFYQRNAVKLVPPTGYVPLPSRAYAANLDIIRRGRTGTVFGGENRVGLTIDQLMKLERVN; the protein is encoded by the coding sequence ATGCGTACAACTACGAAATTTTTGGCTTTGACTGCCGCCGTCGCCCTGACGGCTGGTGCGACTGGTGTGGGTCAAGTGATCGCCCAGGGTCGGCCAGTGGTGAAAGTGGATGGTTCCAGCACCGTGTTTCCGATCACGGAAGCAATGGCGGAGGAATTTCAAAAAATCAAAAAAGGTCAGGTGCAGGTGACCGTGGGGGTTTCCGGTACCGGCGGTGGCTTCAAGAAGTTCTGCAACGGGGAAACCGACATCTCCAATGCTTCCCGTCCGATTGCCAAGCGGGAAATTGATGCCTGCCGGGGTAAGAACATCACCTATCTGGAATTGCCGGTGGCCTTTGACGCTCTGACCGTGGTGATCAATCCCAAAAATACCTGGGTGAAATCCTTGTCCCCTGCCCAACTAAAAACCATGTGGCAACCGGCGGCGCAGGGCAAAATCCGCACTTGGAAACAGGTGGATGCCAGTTTCCCGGATCGGCCTCTGCGTTTGTTTGCTCCTGGGGTTGATTCGGGCACGTTTGACTACTTCACGGAAGCGATCAACGGCAAATCCCGTGCCAGCCGCAGTGACTTCACCGCCAGTGAAGATGACAATGTGTTGGTGCAAGGGGTAACTACCGACATCAACGGGTTGGCCTACTTCGGGTTTGCTTATTACGAAGAAAATGCCAAGCGGTTGAAAGCTGTGCCCATCGTGAATAGCCAGGGGAGAGCTATCCTGCCCACCCGCAAATCCGTGGATGATGGTTCGTACAACCCGTTGTCTCGCCCCATCTTTATCTATGTGAACGCTGCAGCTATGAGGCGGCCTGAGGTGCGGGAGTTTGCGGAGTTTTACCAACGGAATGCGGTGAAACTGGTGCCCCCGACCGGGTATGTGCCCCTGCCCAGCCGTGCCTACGCGGCTAACCTCGATATCATCCGCCGGGGTCGTACCGGCACCGTATTCGGGGGTGAAAACCGGGTGGGTCTGACCATTGACCAGTTGATGAAACTGGAGCGGGTCAACTAG
- a CDS encoding DUF5340 domain-containing protein, with amino-acid sequence MKSIVLPAPIHYELLMQLLERHTQSALDHHPSQRQQLQDLLATLRKATLQQEYLEAECRRSGLTIEYRWSIHQNESPVGIPSASI; translated from the coding sequence ATGAAATCCATCGTGCTACCAGCTCCCATCCATTACGAACTCCTCATGCAACTTCTGGAACGGCATACCCAAAGTGCCCTCGACCATCACCCCAGTCAACGCCAACAACTCCAAGACCTCCTAGCCACCCTCCGCAAAGCCACCCTCCAGCAGGAGTACCTAGAAGCAGAATGCCGCCGCTCCGGGTTGACGATTGAATACCGCTGGTCAATTCACCAAAACGAATCCCCCGTTGGTATCCCCTCCGCCTCGATTTAG
- a CDS encoding DUF3143 domain-containing protein — MSRWPSPDTPFYNHSLATIEDWLQTLGAQRDEQELHCWSLQRGAWQAELSLEIEELQVRYLGVAAGRDVVRNLKYALSRQEMETAILGGP, encoded by the coding sequence ATGAGCCGCTGGCCTAGCCCTGACACCCCTTTCTATAATCATTCCCTGGCGACGATTGAGGACTGGTTGCAAACCTTGGGGGCGCAACGGGATGAGCAGGAACTGCATTGCTGGTCTTTACAGCGGGGGGCGTGGCAGGCGGAACTGTCCCTGGAAATTGAGGAGTTGCAGGTGCGCTATCTGGGGGTGGCCGCCGGTCGGGATGTGGTGCGAAATTTGAAGTATGCGTTGAGTCGTCAGGAGATGGAGACGGCGATTTTGGGCGGACCCTAA